The following are from one region of the Rhipicephalus microplus isolate Deutch F79 chromosome 1, USDA_Rmic, whole genome shotgun sequence genome:
- the LOC142766607 gene encoding salivary anticoagulant protein P23-like, whose translation MAAGNVSVSCSLDIGGIVTERQTEMKEYNFLATTKSVRVKARMSGMTGRLEVTSAMNHPAFLRSFVVENGYFKVAVGHNLELNSVRMNNFKSNIRRYLSQNLQQKLYSYYQAVLGHAFPRKSFFLL comes from the exons ATGGCGGCGGGAAACGTGAGCGTCAGCTGCAGTCTGGACATTGGTGGAATCGTCACAGAACGTCAGACCGAG aTGAAAGAATACAACTTTTTGGCCACCACGAAATCTGTTCGAGTAAAAGCACGCATGTCCGGCATGACCGGTCGGCTTGAAGTCACTTCCGCAATGAACCACCCTGCCTTCCTGCGTAGTTTCGTTGTGGAAAACGGCTACTTCAAAGTCGCGGTCGGACACAATCTCGAATTAAACTCCGTTCGAATGAACAACTTCAAGTCCAACATCCGTCGCTATCTAAGCCAAAATCTGCAGCAGAAACTTTACTCTTACTACCAGGCGGTGCTCGGGCACGCCTTTCCCCGAAAGagttttttcttgctttga